From the genome of Solanum lycopersicum chromosome 12, SLM_r2.1:
ACTTATTTCCTTCTCATGACAACTCTTGCTCATAAGAATTTAGAACTTCCACTCTCAAATATTACATCTATTTGGGTCCAATTTTTCtcaataaaagagaaaatgtaTATTTACTCATATTTCTTACCTTTTCATGAAGCTAGTAAAGTTCACAAGTAAATCCCTTTTAGAATGGGAGTTCCACACTAATGAGGAACTATTTTTGTAACTTTGACCAGCCTAATGGTGTTTTGTCAAAATGAATGTTGGGAGTAAGCGTtcgattttatcatttttttggaTTTAGAAGGTTATGAATCGTTGCACAATACTAGGTATGTTTTGCTTTGACTTGATTACAATTGAGCGTCATGTATAAACAGCAGAACTTCATAAGCATGCAAAAgtggagaagaaagaaaaataagaaactaaacatCAACACTGCATATATCACAAGTTGCAAGTTGATCAACTCAACACTACAATATATGTTgcacttaaaattttaaagtttagcAAGACAATATGCCGAGAAGATTTAAGATTAATATCATTTTGTCAATGTTTTACCAACATGGCTTATCTGTCTTACATTATCAAACTCATAGCTTGAGTGTCTCATCTGCCaaaaaactctcttcattgcgcGCACAACACGGTAGCCATTGTGAAATGTTAAGTGGTCTTCAGGTTGCCACACAGTTTGATGTTGCAAAATCAGTAAGTATCAAAGAGTGACAACACTTCTCTAAGCTGCATATGGTATATAGTTGCATCACCAAATCTTATTTTTCGCCCAGAAGAGGAGAATAACAACTCCAACGACAATAGCAACGGGTGCCCATTTCCGAATCAGAGCCTAAAGTTATCAACATATGAGTCAGTACTTTAAAAGTGATAGCAAGTAAGTAAACAAAACAAGCATATTGATTAAGACAGGAGGCAAGACCATCCACATGTGATACATGAAGTGCAAGGTACCCAGGGCTCGGACCCGAGACCTTAAGGAAGGAGCAGCCCCATCCACTGCACCATATCCGTTGATAGTAGGATTTAATATGCAAATTTTAGTCATTAGGTGCATTTATTTTCTAAACCTGAATCTTAATACTTCAAATCTCAATCAATAAGTGTGTTATTCTTGTTTTCACTAGTTACAGGTCTGAATAGATCTAAATGAGTAAAATATGTAACAAAGTCTTAATATCATTACGATTTATTCATTATCAACTACCACAACCACCAATTACTACCGACAATCACCATTATCAGCCACCACTAACATTAGCTATCACTATGCTACGCCATAATTATCAATGCCACCAACAACTACCACCACCGTTAACCAATACTATCAGCCACCATTATTACTATTCACtagcttctgcccagaatcacCACCACCAACTACCACTCCAGTCAGCACCCACAAGCACCACCACAATCAccatgattttaaaaaatatttattgatacAGTATTACTCgtcaatattttatttgaattttatattattaatttcttaaataaagACATGTTCAAGCCATGAAAGCAGGTAGACAGTCTACACTCTACATCACACCCCATGGGGTGCAGCCCTTCCCTGGACACTGTTTGAACGCGAGATGCTTTGTGCCCTGAGCTGCCCTTTTAcatgttttaaatattcaaatgtTGATAAAACAAACCGCCATAATTGTTTAGGATTCAAGTTGaatcttaagaaaataaaatgggaCCTAAACTAGAACTAGACATGGTCAAAGTTTCGTTGCCATTTCTGTTGTATGTCCTAGTCAAAGCACAAATGAGGACCAAACTAAGTGCAAGATTCAAAGAGCAATGACAGGAAACACAAGTCCTTGCTGGTGATAATCATGGTTAAACATTTCTCCATTCTATTTCTTAGGAGCATGTGATAAGAATCAATGCACATGCTATCAACAGGCCTCCAAATACTCCATTGAACATTAGTTCATTTTCATCCACAATAGACTTGAACATATTGAGCCCCATAATCTTCTACAGTGACATCCTACATCATATGCATCTGTGTGCACATCAgaaagtaaagaacaaatccCAAGTTTCATGTTCCTTTAATTCCTCCTACATCACCATTTTTTATTCCAACTAATGCAAAGTAGAAAGTACACTTTTAAAGGAGAAAAGTACATTTATGGCCAAGAATATGATCGTATCATCTCAAAATTTCCAGGACACTAACCTGACGGTTTAAATCTCTTGCTTTATCAGCATAAATGCGGGATTCTGATGTCAAGCGACTGGACATCTGACTGACCTCTGcacaaattcatatttgtacAATCAAATCTCTAATATCAAACATATACAATGGGAGAATGTTCGAACTTCGATGAACATAAGAAGGATGAAAAAAGAGGGAGAACCAACTACATAACAAATGTATATCACATAAGAATATGACTGTTGATCTAACAAATAAGCACTACCACTAACTATATCAGGATaacaataaacttaaaaatgacagaaaataaaagcataaaatgttattaaataaaGAAGCTGTCAGACAGCATTTGGTAGCTTTTCAAGGCCAAACAGACAGAGCAGGGCATTTAGGATTAGTAACATCACAGATATTTAAAAGATCAATAAGGTGGTGCTAACAATGGCACAAGAAACTTTCCAGATACTACAAGAAGGTAAGGAGGTCAGGTAAACACTGGAATGAGAAACTTACGATCCAACTTCTCACCAACACCTAAAACTTCTTGTACATTTCGAGTCATTATCTGATGAACTTCGTAGAGTTCATCATTCAACTTTGTAATATTGCGCTGAGTCCTGGTGTCCTGGTACAGTTTCTTTGTCTTCTGTATGAATGTATCTTtttgaaacaagaaaaatacaaattgcagaaagaaaaaagataagtaTTCAACAGTAGATCAATTAGAAATTATAACAGCGGACAGTAAAGacaagaccataccaaattTAATAAAAGCATATGGTCTGGCAGCAGTTTCGATTTGACTCCCATTGACACGCTCAAACTCATTCTTGAGGTCTTCTAGGTATTGAAAAGCAAGTTTCTTGGGATAAGACCGGTCACACATTGTCAAATAACAAACACGGCCTTCAATGTTATAACTGAGTGAACCAGTTAAGAGAACACCTTCTTTTAGTGTCAAAAAGCAGTAGTTAAGTACATCTATTTTAGAAAGGAAAGGGTAGTGGAAGCAAAGTGTAACTTGGAATGCAAACCATCCATGAGACTTTGTTCAATAAATCATACTTCCATCTACAAGATTGATATTACTATTAATCCAGAAAATGAATACATAGTCCTCACAAAGGTAACACACATACCATGAAAAAAGCCAGAAAACAGACCACtaataataagaacaaattGTATTGTGCTTATTTATTAGCTTCTGCTTTTCCAAAATGAATTTATCAGTTCCTGTGTATCCAAGAGTAGATGTCATTCAAATTACTAGTTCAGATTGAGGAAGAAATCGGgttgaaagagaaaaagaagagggATACGTGATAAGAGATATAAGTCTGCCAATACGAAAACAAAAAAGATCCCTCTTGGTAGCCGGATCCATCCTTCATCCCTTTGCCTATTTTGTGGGTACTTTGGAGGAAAAGGATCAAGGAaagttttttgttcattttcaatCCGTCCATGATGCGACTATTGGTAAAATTGATTGAATATTATTTGTACAGAACCATATCTTGTGCAAAATTATCTACAAAGAACTATCCCAACACATTAACAGGTTTGTAAATTTATCAAAGGCACCCTGAGGACCCCACATTACTTGTGCTAATACCATGAAATATCCTAGTTGTCCCTAAATTTTGCAACACTAACTGCAGATGTTATACAATCCACTCAAGCGTATACCTTACAACTGCAACAAAGACACTGGCATAGTAggcaaataattttatttgcttattgttagaatgggggggggggggggggggacctGTTCAGGACTCTCTAATGGACATGGTTTCacccaaaatttaaaaaatgcagTTTCACTAACAAGTGCATAAACAAAGTGACAAAATTCTGCAGTATTCTCTGAGATTGAATTGCTTCACATCATTATCTTGACTATGAGTAATTCAGAGAAGCTATTTGGAGTGACCATTTTGTTACTTAGCTTGTACCCATCTCAGAAAATAAGTTCAAAAAGATAACTCTGCACTTTGAGAAACTTCGGTAAGCATTGATTTGAGAAATTTAATCACCCAAAGAACATTGAACAGATgctaaatgaaacaaaataaaaggatACTGGAAAATATAAGGCCCAGTTTCTACAGACATCCTTGATACCTCAATCTGGCCCATAGAGAGGTTCTTAAACAAGGACTTGGCTTGCTGTTTGTAGAAATCTGCATCTTGAATATCACGGCCATCATCCAGCCCCTCCGCTAAAGGAAGACCATCAGTCACACGAGCAATCATAGTCAACTTCACCATCTTGCTTTCACAAGCATACAACTACAACATCACAATATGGTAAGAGTTCAATTTGCAGATTTGAAGTGGGAAATATTACAAATGTCCGTACTTTCTGTTATTTGGACAGTGGATTCCAACAAGGCCTTTTTTAGGGGACTTTCCTGCTTCTGGCTCCAATAACTCGGGGctttcttttacttttcaaGAAAGTGAGATAGCAAGTAGCATTTCTAAAATGCACTTTAATCTTTTAGATTATCTTGAAATCGTATGACTTCTGCTCTCAAATATCTAATTGACCAAATCAAAACATATGACTAATAGAGAAAATAACTGAATTTATGCTCAAGTCTTCTCTGAGTACTAAATTGAAGACCCACAACTTCTATGTTACATAAAACAAATCATTCAAAGTTTGCAAAGATGTGTTATTTTGAAgacattcttttaaaatttctgaAACTATTCAATGCAAGAAACAGGCCTGAAGTGAAGAGACTGTAAAAAGAGTAAATGATATTCCTAAGGGGAGTAGAAAAATAGATCGACATTAAATTTGATATAACGATTCAAATGTGCAGAgtaaattgaaatattatattgttCAGATGATGGACTCTTAGATATATCTAGCACTAACTCATTAGGAGTTTACACTGATGCAGCCTAACAAGTTTCTAATGTCTTCCACATTCCTACTTCCCACAAGTGATACTAACTTATGCAGTATGCCATGCTAACTGCGAATTTCCATTAACTTATGAACATGTTTGGCACCTGCCCCAAATGGAATAGCTTTCCCTGCCCCTACATCGTACTTTGTGTCCCTTAACCATAGAAAACAACAAGGTATGCTCAATTCAAAAGTTTCAAGAAAGcaaatcaatgaaaaatttagGAGGACTCCTTGACTAATGGCATGTTTAAGCTACTTAAAAAGATTCTTAAAAGGGATTCACCCCACAACACTTTCCATTTCAAACATGTCAAAGACCATCATGAAAGAATGCCTGACAAGGGTGTGTTAGCCAGTGGCATAGCTAATTGACTCAAGGGTGGTCACTCAAAGACACTTCATCAACAACTACATTGTACATAGAAAATATTACTGCATATACAgggtcaaaataatttttaaaaaatatatactaagcTGTTAAACACCCTTAACGAAATTGCTAAGCTACACACTCAATAGCTTTGGTCAaaaccatatatttatattaagaaattcACTTAATATGTTACAACAACCACATATCCCGTGAAATCCCACTAAGGCCTGAGGAGGATAGAGTGTTCACAGACCTTACCACTACCTCATGGACGTAGAGAGGCTGTTTCGATTGACCTTACCACTACCTCATGGACGTAGAGAGGCTGTTTCGATTGACCTTACCACTACCTCATGGACCATCATCGGCTCAAGTACATCAAACCCAAGCAAAACACAGAAgaaaacaaatgaagaaaattaaCTTAGTATCTATATATTATTAAGCCAAAACCCATTAAAATTCTCTTTAATAGAATTCAGAACTCATGAACTCAACCACCCAACACGAAGAACTCAAAATTCCTCAAATATTACTAAATTGACAAACTGCATCCATCACATAAAAAaaccatttttttcaaaattggaaCACAACTGAAAAGATGAAAATTTGGATAAGCACATACATCAATTTCAATTTCTAATGAAGattcacataaataaataaaaaattgaaatagaagTTAAATCTGGGGATTGATGAAATTACCAATCATAAGCGTATTGACTTTGCTGCTGGATCGATGATCTTcgcttcttttttaaaaaaaattaatattacaaGTTATTTTCCAGAGATTTGGGAGAAAACgagaaaaaaagttttaattttttttttttttgatttttcttttctaagTGAAAAACCGGTTTACACGATTAtttataccaaaaaaaatataaattcttttTTGTACATTGggacaaaattaagaaaatcaaatgGGTATTATATTTTGGGTTATTGATGTGATAGATAGAAAGatcttaaaaaaagaaaaaaggatacAGCttctataaattaattaaagcaAGTCTTAATCATAGTTATTcactttcataaatatttttattaaacatGGAATTGCTTTTTCTCAAAACATGTTTTAAGGTCTTTGAAAATCGTAGTTCAATATGAGTTTTAATtctgataaaaataattatttttgtgattttaataaaaactttttaaacatatttgttacacatattgaaaaattaagactggtcaacggacCGGAATCGGTTCaccggaccggaccggaacCCGTTGACCGGTATGTTGACCGGTACCCGGAATCGGACCGTAATTACCGGAATGATTCATCGGTTCTGTCCCATTCCACTATATACCGGGATGGAACCGAAATGAACCAGAACGGATCGGGATGGAATTAACGGGACAATATTTTTTGgaattacgaaaatataattttttattttattttttaagtataaattaatagtttttaaatttatactataatttttacttaagtttattttaaagatattttattaatttttttgttgttgttaagtttgcaagtaaagtctaataaagttttcaaaatttaaatcttttgaagtttatactttataagttattacttatattcattaatatttattttataagttatatttataacttgtatcttgtaaatattaaaaaaataaaatttgtaattttaaaaaaattaaattaaatataaattatataaaatataaaatataaaaaaattaatatatattaaataaaccggACCGGAACTGGATCGGACAGGAAcggaaccggaatgaaccggtacCGGTACATCGGAACGAAATCACGATTCCGTCCCGTTTCGTGTACCGGTTCAGACTATCCCGTCCCATCCCGTAGGCAACCAAAACGGGACAAATCGAAACGATACCAATACATCCCATTCCGTTGACAAGTTTTATCATAAAACCTAATTTATTCTCTATCCAGGTAAGCAGTTGATCGTTGACTGTCTCTTCAAAACTATTTTCGTCATTAACCAAGTCTGATGCGTGTTGAATCCTAAAGCTAGTTGCGTCAAGAATCACACGAGTCAAACATGATTAAATGACGAAAATAGCCTGGGAGAGCAAGCTGGCAAGACAACGGCCAGCTGCTTCCTTGGCCactatgatttaaaagattgtatatataaaaaaggttCAAAAATGCTAATTTTAAGTAGTTACTATTCACTATACCTAATAGCAATTCAAACTATATTAGGATTATTAGGCTTTTTATAATGGGAAAAGgctttaaaatgtctttaaccTGTTAAAAATGGTTCAAAAATGTTTTGGTTTCACcaattagtttaaaaatacctttaatattttctttaagataaaaaaaatgctTTTAGTTATATGACATGGAATTTAACTACACAAATGATTAATTTTCATTGATCCgcaatataattatttttcaaaacaaaaagaccctaacccaaacccgtttttgttgggaaaacgcggacgagcacaaaaatatatatgataaaagtaatagaaataaaatgggaaaataacgacatccgaattttacgtggaaaccgttctgaataagggaaaaaaccacggaccaagaggagcaattgatattactatagtaaggaattttatactgtgtagtcacgaatacaatactcaaagtgattactacacactcaaaaggaacaacactcttttggtttccgtcttactaaaatatcgctcacactctatttttcttcactgactatttttttgtatagtctatagaatacctcactttgctctcaaaatgatttttctctctaacttggtgtgttttacaaatgagcaagaatgttTTATTTATAGGAGGATAAAACCATGGCTATACATATGTAAATATAGGAAAGTCAagaatggttgcaaatcttaccaatttgtcaGTCactaaatcttttattttcaactctaattactattcctttttagCAATTGCTTATACCAATTAAATAGCTAAAGTTAACCAAAAAATAGGATGGATTCAACCGTTTTCAACTGAGACTTCATGTGTTCCTctgttctttcttcttttatgtTCCTTCCTCATTTCTTTCTtcatcctttttttctttcttttctttaaaaaaacaacTTCTTTCATCTCCAAAGTAGCTAAGTTACAACAATTAActtgacaaaagaaaaaaataactaaattgcAGCATGTAGTATAATGCAGCTTTTAAACCCATAAAAAACAGTAActttcaaccaaacaaataacaattaaaacgaaagcttgaaattcaaaaaataacagCTAAATGTACATTGTAAGCCCCCCAAACCAGCTAAATGAGTTTGGTTGTTGGGTTTGAAATGGGTTTGGTGggatttttgtatttgataaaataattatgagaAAATTGGTCATTTGTTTAgttaaatttcatatcataattttgTTGGTTAAAGggcatttaatttttgaatctaaaaaaaatattaaggacATTTTTAAATCAATAAGTGAAAGGAGGACATTTTTGAATCATTTTCAATAGGTCGCGgacgttttttttttaacattttccGTTTTACTTTTTCACCAAGTATTGCAATCCAAATTATATTAGGACTAGGTTTTTCTCTTTCACCACATaactttttctttgttattcttGTAAATAAAGAATAGCCTCTCACCACTCTGAAAATTCAACCTTCCCCATGTTGGTGATGATCGTGACTAGCTTAAGCGAGGCGATATGGTACCGATCGATGTTCTTTGATGTgcaaaaatttctaaaattatgtaaaaaaatcaaatattaacataattgtcTCCACCGTAtgtatataatttgaaaaataaaataacaaaaatttatataaatgatatttttttaacaaatgtgTTGTTTGTCTTGCTGGTTTGACAAGCGGGAGTGTAGTAAGTAATTGTCTTAGTTACCCCGAGTTTGAGCCTCATTGGGGACatgtttttgtttgattttaactTTTCTAGTAATATTATTGCATAAAAGTTGATATTGGAACCTCCAaccttaatttgattttaactttTCTAGTAATATTATTGCATAAAAGTTGATATTATTGGAATTCGAAACTCCAACCTTCAATTCCtagttaaaataaaatggacTAGTTGAACTAGAATATGATTTGTatgatattttagtaatttaatcAATTGTTTGAAATGGAACTCTAACACAATAATAAGTTATAAAGTAAAAACTAAATCATTAATCAATTGTTTGAAATGGAACTCTAACACAATAATAAGTTATAAAGTAAAAACTAAATCATCTAGAAAGTTATTATTTGTTAGTacattttaaacaattttattaATGTAGTGTTATCATATCAATTATATgttgatttattattatatatcgACGCCGTTTACaaaaattcatacatataatACTGATCTCTTTCACATAGTTTGGAAGGAACACATTTCAACAGGATCAGACTTGATTTTTGGTAATGAGATTCATCTAGCACGGCTACTGCTGGGAAGAATCTCAATTCTATATCACGTAACGTGATAATCTCAATTCCCTAGATGGGATCATATCGTTTTTGGAGAAAAAGACTACAGAAAGATTTGACACATTGAATAAGATAAAcgaagtttatgtggatgacaactaaatttgtatagaaaaaataattcgtAACTGTGTCATCAAACTTGTACCTGATTATGAATATCTTTTCATTACTTGCGGTTGAACACCTCCCCCACTTTTTGGAATCtaagaaaatacaaattttaccTGAAGAACATTAAACTTTTAAAGATAGAATAGATCAACAAATACACCAGGATTAAATTACATGGTAGAAGAttagataatagaaaaaatcatttatttttctatggTAATGtgtaaagtattttaaaatttctacttttacaagtctaaaatattaattattcaaaatgtCACACCTTCACTTTGACTATTAACCAAAACTTCGGCGAGAACATTAATTTTTCTCCCCAATTTATATTCTAGTCTTGTTtactttgaaatattaatatcatattactaatctaattttgttattaataattttttagattgtGCAAAATAAGACCTTAGTACTTATTTTTGATTTGTCACACAGACTCTTTTATTTCActatattttaagtatattttttaatttgattgaaaTACGTATTTTATACACTTCTAACTGAAAGTTCATGGCGACGAAGAAGAACAATATGTGTGTGATTCACTTACTTTGTCTAAACACAATATAATTAACATCACACAAGTTTATTCAAATGTTAGAGGTGTTTAAAGTACACTACAAGAAA
Proteins encoded in this window:
- the LOC101261994 gene encoding 25.3 kDa vesicle transport protein SEC22-1; translation: MVKLTMIARVTDGLPLAEGLDDGRDIQDADFYKQQAKSLFKNLSMGQIEVSRMSVETGPYIFHYNIEGRVCYLTMCDRSYPKKLAFQYLEDLKNEFERVNGSQIETAARPYAFIKFDTFIQKTKKLYQDTRTQRNITKLNDELYEVHQIMTRNVQEVLGVGEKLDQVSQMSSRLTSESRIYADKARDLNRQALIRKWAPVAIVVGVVILLFWAKNKIW